Proteins co-encoded in one Candidatus Methylomirabilota bacterium genomic window:
- a CDS encoding HU family DNA-binding protein: MTRADLVAHMAKATGWPKAGTERALRAMLAAIRTSLKRGDSVTLVGFGTFSVARRRPRTMRNPRTGQTITVAGRIPRFKPSKDLKQAVR, translated from the coding sequence ATGACCCGCGCCGACCTGGTCGCGCACATGGCCAAGGCCACCGGTTGGCCCAAGGCCGGCACCGAGCGCGCGCTGCGGGCGATGCTCGCCGCCATCCGCACCTCGCTCAAGCGCGGCGACTCGGTGACCCTGGTGGGCTTCGGGACGTTCTCGGTGGCGCGGCGCCGCCCGCGCACCATGCGCAACCCGCGGACCGGCCAGACCATCACCGTGGCCGGCCGCATCCCCCGCTTCAAACCCTCCAAGGACCTCAAGCAGGCGGTCCGCTGA
- a CDS encoding haloacid dehalogenase type II, translated as MAPIRGYVFDAYGTLFDVHSVIEAGRAITADPATLSATWRQKQLEYTWLRALMGRYEDFWAVTEAALRYAIRRLGLAATDSQVRRLMDAYLTLACFPEVTAALERLAPRPRAILSNGAPRMLAAAVAASGLGPRLQHVLSVDAVKTYKPSPLVYALGPKAMGIPAGELLFVSSNAWDVVGAKAFGYQVAWCNRTGAPEEELGRRADFEITRLDQLPL; from the coding sequence GTGGCGCCCATTCGCGGATACGTCTTCGACGCCTACGGGACGCTCTTCGACGTCCACTCGGTCATCGAGGCCGGGCGCGCCATCACCGCCGACCCGGCGACGCTGTCCGCCACCTGGCGCCAGAAGCAGCTCGAGTACACGTGGCTGCGCGCGCTCATGGGGCGCTACGAGGACTTCTGGGCGGTTACGGAGGCGGCGCTGCGCTACGCCATCCGCCGGCTCGGCCTCGCCGCCACCGACTCCCAGGTCCGTCGGCTGATGGACGCCTACCTTACGCTGGCGTGCTTCCCGGAAGTCACGGCGGCGCTGGAACGCCTGGCGCCCCGGCCTCGCGCGATCCTGTCGAACGGAGCGCCGCGTATGCTGGCGGCGGCGGTGGCGGCGAGCGGGCTCGGGCCGCGTCTGCAGCACGTTCTCTCGGTGGACGCCGTGAAGACCTACAAGCCCTCGCCGCTCGTCTACGCCCTGGGTCCGAAGGCCATGGGGATCCCGGCCGGGGAGCTGCTTTTCGTCTCGTCGAACGCGTGGGACGTGGTCGGCGCCAAGGCCTTCGGCTATCAGGTCGCCTGGTGCAACCGCACGGGCGCGCCCGAGGAAGAGCTCGGCCGCCGCGCTGACTTCGAGATCACACGCCTCGATCAGCTCCCACTGTAG
- a CDS encoding D-alanyl-D-alanine carboxypeptidase family protein — protein sequence MLWARIISALVVALLVPATAGAQNGRSPLLNAEAVLLLDVEGRTLYAKNADGERAPASLVKLMTLYLAFEDLEAGRVDLEEPVTISKYAASRPRYRMGVRTGEQVTFRVLLEGVAIASANDAATAMAEHLGQGDEAIFVDRMNAKARQMGLLATHFVNPHGLPDAAQRSSARDLAQLTARLLHDHPASRPLLGGQTFIYRRRVYTRHVPLFHDPLGVQAIKTGFTQEAGYNLAVAAWRDGQQFVMILLGCRSRARSFLDAKRLLQFGFVETGLETPEDEPAPPLPKKPVRIRRMRSQG from the coding sequence GTGCTTTGGGCCCGCATCATTTCCGCGCTCGTGGTCGCCCTCCTCGTTCCCGCCACCGCCGGCGCCCAGAACGGCCGCTCGCCGCTGCTGAACGCCGAAGCGGTCCTCCTTCTGGACGTCGAGGGTCGCACGCTCTACGCCAAGAATGCCGACGGCGAGCGCGCGCCCGCCAGCCTCGTCAAGCTGATGACGCTCTACCTCGCTTTCGAGGACCTCGAGGCCGGACGTGTCGATCTGGAGGAACCGGTCACGATCAGCAAGTATGCGGCGTCGAGGCCTCGCTACCGCATGGGCGTCCGCACTGGCGAGCAGGTGACCTTCCGCGTGCTGCTGGAGGGCGTGGCGATCGCCTCGGCCAACGACGCGGCGACCGCGATGGCCGAGCACCTGGGCCAGGGCGACGAGGCCATCTTCGTCGACCGTATGAACGCCAAGGCGAGACAGATGGGCCTCCTGGCCACCCACTTCGTGAACCCCCACGGCCTGCCGGACGCCGCCCAGCGCAGCAGCGCCCGCGATCTGGCCCAGCTCACCGCCCGCCTCCTCCACGACCATCCCGCCTCCCGCCCGTTGCTGGGGGGACAGACGTTCATCTACCGGCGCCGCGTCTACACGCGCCACGTCCCGCTCTTCCACGATCCGCTCGGGGTGCAGGCCATCAAGACCGGCTTCACCCAGGAGGCCGGCTACAACCTGGCCGTCGCTGCCTGGCGCGACGGCCAGCAGTTCGTCATGATCCTCCTCGGCTGCCGCAGCCGCGCGCGCTCGTTCCTCGACGCCAAGCGGCTCCTCCAGTTCGGCTTCGTGGAGACCGGACTGGAGACGCCCGAGGACGAGCCAGCGCCCCCGCTGCCCAAGAAGCCGGTACGGATCCGCCGCATGCGGAGCCAGGGCTGA